A region from the Paenarthrobacter aurescens genome encodes:
- the hisI gene encoding phosphoribosyl-AMP cyclohydrolase, whose protein sequence is MSEQSAPSPTPATEISSEPASPLPQEIANALKRDPSGLVAAIVQQHDTHEVLMLGWMDDEALHRTMTSGRVTFYSRSRQEYWRKGDTSGHVQFVKSVALDCDGDALLIRVDQIGAACHTGTRTCFDGRDLAVVTGHRE, encoded by the coding sequence ATGTCAGAGCAGTCCGCCCCCAGCCCAACTCCTGCCACGGAGATATCAAGCGAGCCCGCGAGCCCCTTGCCGCAGGAGATCGCCAACGCCCTCAAACGGGACCCGTCCGGCCTCGTTGCAGCGATCGTGCAGCAGCACGATACCCATGAGGTCCTCATGCTCGGCTGGATGGATGACGAGGCGCTCCACCGCACCATGACCTCCGGCAGGGTCACGTTCTATTCCCGCTCCCGTCAGGAGTACTGGCGCAAGGGCGACACCTCCGGACATGTTCAGTTCGTGAAGTCTGTTGCCCTTGACTGCGACGGCGACGCCCTTTTGATCCGCGTGGACCAGATCGGCGCAGCCTGCCACACCGGAACCCGGACCTGCTTTGATGGTCGCGACCTCGCAGTCGTGACGGGCCACCGCGAATAA
- a CDS encoding phosphoribosyl-ATP diphosphatase, translating into MKNFETLFAELSEKAATRPAGSRTVAELDSGIHGIGKKVVEEAAEVWMAAEYESDEAAAEEISQLLYHLQVLMLAKGLSLEDVYKHL; encoded by the coding sequence GTGAAGAATTTCGAGACGCTGTTCGCAGAACTGAGTGAGAAAGCAGCGACCCGCCCGGCAGGTTCGCGCACGGTTGCCGAACTGGACTCCGGGATCCATGGCATCGGCAAAAAGGTTGTCGAAGAGGCCGCCGAAGTCTGGATGGCCGCAGAGTACGAATCCGACGAAGCCGCTGCTGAAGAAATCTCCCAGTTGCTGTACCACCTGCAGGTCCTTATGCTCGCCAAGGGCCTCAGCCTGGAGGACGTTTACAAGCATCTCTAG
- a CDS encoding anthranilate synthase component I, translating to MQDLGIISPGLEEFRELAVHSRVIPVRLKVLADAETPIGLYRKLAKGQPGTFLLESAAVGGAWSRYSFIGSKSRATLTTKDGEAHWIGQPPVGVPVSGNPVDAVRETIAALQTDRFEGLPPFTSGLVGFLGWEAVRHWERLTSPPEDDLQLPEMALNLVTDMAVHDNVDGTVLLIANAINFDDSTERVDDAWHDAVARVKALLEQISTPVAQPVSVLETAALDFASSVQERWDEAKYLEAIDRGKEAIVDGEVFQVVISRRFEMECAADPLDVYRVLRNTNPSPYMYLFSLEDADGREYSIVGSSPEALVTVTGQEVITHPIAGSRPRGKTVEADKALATELLADQKERAEHLMLVDLSRNDLSKVCVAGTVDVTQFMEVERFSHIMHLVSTVVGELAPHAKAYDVLKATFPAGTLSGAPKPRALRLLDELEPHRRGIYGGVVGYLDFAGDMDMAIAIRSALLREGRAYVQAGGGIVADSHKPAEALETVNKAAAPLRAVHTAGSLQNISANTVLKADAPDDGTSAS from the coding sequence ATGCAGGACCTTGGAATCATTAGCCCGGGCCTGGAAGAGTTCCGCGAACTCGCCGTCCACAGCCGTGTCATCCCTGTCCGACTCAAAGTTTTGGCTGATGCCGAGACTCCCATCGGCCTGTACCGCAAGCTGGCCAAGGGGCAGCCGGGCACTTTCCTGCTCGAATCAGCAGCGGTTGGCGGCGCCTGGTCCCGCTACTCCTTCATCGGTTCGAAGTCACGGGCCACGCTGACCACCAAAGACGGCGAAGCCCACTGGATCGGCCAGCCTCCTGTGGGTGTCCCGGTTTCCGGAAACCCGGTTGATGCTGTGCGCGAGACCATTGCTGCGCTGCAGACGGATCGCTTTGAAGGCCTGCCCCCGTTCACTTCCGGCTTGGTTGGTTTTCTTGGCTGGGAAGCCGTGCGTCACTGGGAACGCCTGACGTCTCCGCCCGAGGATGACCTCCAACTGCCGGAGATGGCGTTGAACCTGGTCACCGACATGGCGGTGCACGACAACGTGGATGGGACCGTCCTGCTGATCGCCAACGCCATCAACTTCGATGACAGCACCGAGCGTGTGGACGACGCCTGGCATGATGCCGTGGCCCGTGTGAAGGCTTTGTTAGAGCAGATCAGCACCCCTGTTGCCCAGCCTGTCTCTGTACTGGAGACCGCCGCACTGGACTTCGCTTCAAGCGTCCAGGAACGCTGGGACGAGGCCAAGTACTTGGAGGCAATAGACCGCGGCAAGGAAGCCATCGTGGACGGCGAAGTTTTCCAGGTGGTGATCTCCCGGCGATTCGAGATGGAGTGCGCGGCGGACCCGTTGGATGTGTACCGCGTCCTGCGTAACACCAACCCCAGCCCGTACATGTATCTCTTCAGCCTTGAGGATGCGGACGGCCGCGAGTACTCGATTGTGGGTTCCTCGCCGGAAGCTTTGGTGACCGTCACCGGACAGGAAGTCATTACCCACCCGATCGCCGGATCGCGCCCCCGCGGCAAGACTGTTGAGGCGGACAAGGCCCTGGCCACGGAACTGCTGGCGGACCAGAAAGAGCGCGCCGAGCACCTGATGCTCGTTGACCTCTCACGCAACGACCTCTCCAAGGTTTGCGTGGCAGGAACCGTGGATGTCACGCAGTTCATGGAGGTGGAGCGGTTCAGCCACATCATGCACCTGGTGTCCACGGTGGTTGGCGAGCTCGCCCCGCACGCCAAGGCCTACGACGTCCTCAAAGCCACCTTCCCTGCAGGCACGCTGTCCGGTGCTCCCAAACCGCGTGCCCTGCGGCTGCTCGATGAACTCGAACCGCACCGGCGCGGCATCTACGGTGGAGTGGTGGGGTACCTGGATTTCGCCGGCGACATGGACATGGCTATTGCCATCAGGTCCGCCCTGCTCCGTGAAGGCCGCGCCTACGTCCAGGCAGGCGGTGGAATTGTGGCCGATTCGCACAAGCCCGCAGAAGCGCTGGAGACTGTGAACAAGGCCGCCGCGCCACTTCGGGCTGTCCACACGGCAGGGTCGCTGCAGAACATCTCCGCCAACACCGTCCTGAAGGCGGACGCGCCGGACGACGGAACGTCGGCCTCATGA
- the trpB gene encoding tryptophan synthase subunit beta, producing MVDAPTAGSEENAADAFLQGGPSLRNASGPYFGSYGGRWMPESLIAALDEVQDTFEKAKADPDFIAQLKDLNKNYSGRPSLLTEAKRFSEHAGGARIFLKREDLNHTGSHKINNVLGQALLAKRMGKTRVIAETGAGQHGVASATAAALLGLECVVYMGAEDCRRQALNVARMQLLGATVVPVTNGSQTLKDAINDALRDWVSNVEHTHYLLGTAAGAHPFPAMVRYFHEVIGEEARSQILEQTGKLPDAIAACIGGGSNAIGLFHAFLDDASVKIYGFEAGGEGVETGRHAAAISLGRPGVLHGARSYLMQDEDGQTIESHSISAGLDYPSVGPEHSYLADIGRVTYEAVTDTEAMDAFSLLCRTEGIIPAIESSHALAGAIKIGHRLTEGKETPSDVTVIVNLSGRGDKDVETAAAWFNMLDEEGHVKGTTLSTRKPKGPTERTNEAAVDVNEDQN from the coding sequence ATGGTCGACGCGCCAACAGCCGGCTCAGAAGAGAATGCGGCAGACGCATTCCTCCAAGGTGGCCCTTCGCTGCGGAATGCATCGGGGCCCTACTTTGGCAGCTATGGCGGACGCTGGATGCCCGAGTCGCTCATCGCCGCCCTTGACGAAGTCCAGGACACTTTTGAGAAGGCCAAGGCTGACCCCGATTTCATCGCTCAGCTCAAGGACCTCAACAAGAACTACTCCGGCAGGCCTTCGCTTCTGACTGAAGCCAAGCGCTTCTCGGAGCATGCCGGTGGTGCGCGTATCTTCCTCAAGCGTGAGGACCTCAACCACACCGGTTCCCACAAGATCAACAACGTCCTGGGCCAGGCACTCCTTGCCAAGCGCATGGGCAAGACCCGCGTCATCGCCGAGACCGGCGCAGGCCAGCACGGCGTTGCCAGCGCCACAGCGGCAGCCCTGCTGGGCCTGGAGTGTGTGGTTTACATGGGTGCCGAGGACTGCAGGCGACAGGCCCTGAACGTGGCCCGTATGCAATTGCTCGGCGCAACGGTGGTTCCCGTGACCAACGGTTCGCAGACCCTCAAGGACGCCATCAACGACGCCCTTCGGGACTGGGTCTCCAATGTGGAGCACACCCACTATCTGCTGGGTACCGCAGCGGGCGCGCATCCGTTCCCGGCAATGGTCCGTTATTTCCACGAGGTCATTGGTGAAGAGGCGCGGAGCCAGATCCTGGAGCAGACCGGGAAACTTCCCGATGCCATTGCTGCCTGCATCGGTGGAGGCTCCAACGCGATCGGCCTTTTCCACGCATTCCTTGATGACGCCTCAGTGAAGATCTACGGCTTCGAAGCCGGCGGTGAAGGTGTTGAGACAGGCCGACACGCAGCGGCCATTTCCCTGGGCAGGCCCGGCGTACTTCACGGTGCCCGTTCATACCTGATGCAGGACGAAGACGGCCAGACCATTGAGTCGCACTCCATTTCTGCCGGTTTGGACTACCCCAGCGTTGGTCCGGAGCACTCCTACCTGGCTGACATTGGCCGCGTCACGTATGAGGCCGTAACGGACACCGAGGCCATGGATGCGTTCAGCCTCCTGTGCCGGACCGAGGGCATCATCCCGGCCATCGAGTCCTCGCACGCTCTGGCAGGTGCCATCAAGATTGGTCACCGACTCACGGAGGGCAAGGAGACCCCCTCGGACGTCACGGTGATCGTCAACCTGTCCGGGCGTGGGGACAAGGACGTGGAAACCGCCGCTGCCTGGTTCAACATGTTGGACGAGGAAGGGCACGTCAAGGGCACCACCCTGTCCACGCGGAAGC
- a CDS encoding Trp biosynthesis-associated membrane protein — MSTASSVPSVKRSPRWARKSTVVLATTILALAVFGATTQTWIDVRLDPTGASNSDLHVQGSKAATAVTALAVVALAGGLAASIAGRIARWITAFLIALSAAGIIVAAVTVILDPLGAAQGSIAAATGVSGGQADATATVFPVLAIVAGALLAVCAIVLPLAGRHWTSRTKYDAGVRGRKSSNEPVDEIDSWDSLSRGEDPT, encoded by the coding sequence ATGAGTACGGCATCATCAGTGCCTTCGGTCAAGCGGTCCCCGCGTTGGGCCCGAAAGTCCACTGTGGTTCTGGCCACCACCATCCTCGCGCTGGCCGTGTTCGGAGCCACCACTCAAACCTGGATCGACGTCCGGTTGGATCCCACGGGTGCTTCCAACAGCGATCTCCATGTTCAGGGAAGCAAGGCTGCCACGGCGGTGACTGCTTTGGCGGTGGTGGCTTTGGCGGGTGGTTTGGCAGCTTCCATAGCAGGCAGGATCGCGCGCTGGATCACCGCCTTCCTTATTGCCTTGTCCGCTGCCGGGATCATCGTCGCGGCAGTCACCGTGATCCTTGATCCGTTGGGCGCCGCACAGGGTTCCATCGCTGCGGCCACCGGGGTCTCGGGCGGGCAGGCAGATGCCACGGCAACTGTGTTCCCGGTGCTGGCCATCGTTGCCGGGGCACTTCTGGCGGTTTGCGCCATTGTCCTGCCGTTGGCCGGACGTCACTGGACCTCGCGGACCAAGTATGACGCCGGGGTCCGTGGCAGGAAGAGCAGCAACGAACCCGTGGACGAGATCGACAGCTGGGACAGCCTCTCGCGCGGTGAAGACCCCACGTAG
- the ribA gene encoding GTP cyclohydrolase II, whose amino-acid sequence MTASTTRSTDHTGPGPHPVSGGPIVQLPTAFGDFVAQAWTDLETGHEHLAVSSPNPPKGGRAPLVRLHSECLTGDVFGSYRCDCGEQLAFALELIHAEGGTLLYLRGQEGRGIGLANKIKAYALQEAGFDTVEANEQLGLPVDARSYTAAGQILAEMGLHEVRLLSNNPDKQNRLAQAGVTVVEMVPTEVPSREQNLRYLQTKKDRMDHRLALEVEPVSNGKTPAANSFDHNQD is encoded by the coding sequence ATGACCGCATCGACCACACGCAGCACTGACCACACCGGCCCCGGGCCGCACCCCGTCAGCGGTGGGCCGATCGTGCAGTTACCTACGGCATTTGGTGACTTTGTGGCACAGGCGTGGACTGACCTTGAGACCGGCCACGAGCACCTTGCCGTGAGCTCCCCGAATCCGCCCAAGGGTGGGCGCGCGCCGCTGGTGCGGCTGCACTCTGAGTGCCTCACCGGTGATGTGTTCGGTTCGTACCGCTGCGATTGCGGTGAGCAGCTGGCCTTTGCCTTGGAACTCATTCACGCAGAGGGCGGGACGCTGCTGTACCTTCGCGGCCAGGAAGGCCGTGGCATTGGCCTGGCCAACAAAATCAAGGCTTACGCGCTGCAGGAAGCCGGTTTTGACACCGTGGAGGCCAACGAACAGCTCGGACTACCTGTAGATGCACGCTCCTACACTGCGGCGGGCCAGATCCTGGCCGAAATGGGATTGCACGAGGTCAGGTTGTTGAGCAACAATCCGGACAAGCAGAACCGCCTCGCCCAAGCGGGGGTAACGGTTGTAGAAATGGTTCCCACCGAGGTCCCTTCCCGCGAACAGAACCTCCGCTACCTGCAAACCAAGAAAGACCGGATGGACCACCGGCTGGCACTCGAGGTTGAGCCCGTCAGCAACGGCAAGACACCTGCAGCCAACTCCTTTGACCACAACCAAGACTGA
- a CDS encoding TIGR03085 family metal-binding protein, protein MHFVEPSREVLAETLLAAGPDSPTLCEGWLTRDLAAHLYLRERKIAVGLGLLIPSLGKASEKATSKLAEKLKSPDAYADLVKTFRGGPPALSPLKIRALDETSNLIEYFVHTEDIRRAGDRWAPRALDEAYSDALWDELIKRAAFLYRGVDLGIVLVRPTGPRHVAKRAPVSVAIVGEPGELLMHAHGRTSQALVTFEGQPDAVALLQSADIGL, encoded by the coding sequence ATGCATTTCGTCGAACCTTCCCGAGAAGTACTGGCCGAAACCCTCTTGGCGGCCGGGCCTGACTCCCCCACGCTCTGCGAAGGGTGGCTGACCCGGGATCTTGCCGCGCACCTGTACCTGCGCGAACGGAAGATCGCAGTTGGACTGGGCCTGCTGATTCCCAGCCTTGGCAAGGCTTCGGAGAAGGCCACGTCCAAGCTGGCAGAGAAGCTGAAAAGCCCGGATGCTTACGCCGACCTCGTCAAGACCTTCCGGGGTGGCCCGCCGGCGCTGTCACCCTTGAAGATCAGGGCACTGGATGAGACGTCAAATCTCATTGAGTACTTTGTGCACACCGAGGACATTCGCCGCGCCGGCGACCGCTGGGCGCCCCGTGCCTTGGACGAGGCCTACTCGGACGCCCTCTGGGACGAACTGATCAAGCGCGCTGCGTTCCTTTACCGTGGCGTAGATCTGGGCATTGTTCTTGTGCGGCCCACAGGTCCGCGCCACGTAGCCAAGCGCGCGCCCGTTTCCGTCGCCATTGTTGGCGAGCCCGGCGAGCTGCTTATGCATGCCCATGGCCGGACCAGCCAAGCCCTTGTGACCTTCGAGGGCCAGCCGGACGCCGTCGCGCTTTTGCAGTCCGCGGACATTGGGCTCTAG
- the hisG gene encoding ATP phosphoribosyltransferase, translated as MLRVAVPNKGSLSEAASAMLSEAGYRQRRDSRELVMVDPDNDIEFFFLRPRDIAVYVGQGTLDVGITGRDLLLDAKVEAEELLPLGFAPSTFRFAGPVGDFTGVEQLEGKRLATSYDGLLRDYLSERGVNATVVRLDGAVESSVRLGVADAIADVVETGNTLKAAGMEIFGDPILKSEAVLIRRSNSGGSANGTAKEIDTLIRRLQGVLVARQYVLMDYDIRKDLVEDAAALTPGLESPTVSPLRDSEWVAVRSMVPKKETNRIMDELYDLGARAILVSSIHACRI; from the coding sequence ATGCTCCGTGTAGCAGTCCCCAATAAGGGATCCCTGTCCGAAGCCGCCTCGGCAATGTTGTCCGAGGCCGGCTACCGCCAGCGCCGCGATTCCCGTGAACTGGTCATGGTTGATCCCGACAATGACATTGAGTTCTTCTTCCTCCGTCCCCGCGACATCGCCGTTTACGTAGGCCAGGGAACCCTGGACGTCGGCATCACCGGCCGGGACCTTTTGCTGGACGCCAAGGTGGAAGCTGAGGAGTTGCTGCCCCTGGGCTTCGCACCGTCCACGTTCCGTTTTGCCGGCCCCGTAGGTGACTTCACCGGCGTCGAGCAGCTCGAAGGCAAGCGCCTTGCCACCAGTTATGACGGTCTTCTGCGTGATTACCTCTCCGAGCGCGGCGTTAACGCCACGGTGGTCCGCCTGGACGGAGCTGTGGAGTCCTCGGTACGCCTTGGCGTCGCGGACGCGATTGCCGACGTCGTTGAAACAGGAAACACCCTCAAAGCCGCCGGCATGGAAATCTTTGGCGACCCCATCCTCAAGTCCGAGGCCGTGCTGATCCGCCGCTCCAACTCGGGCGGCTCGGCCAACGGGACGGCCAAGGAGATCGACACCCTCATCCGGCGCCTGCAAGGTGTCCTTGTGGCGCGCCAATACGTGCTCATGGATTACGACATCCGCAAGGATCTGGTGGAGGATGCCGCAGCGCTGACCCCTGGCCTTGAATCGCCCACGGTCTCACCGCTGCGGGACTCCGAGTGGGTGGCCGTGCGGTCCATGGTTCCGAAGAAGGAAACCAACCGCATCATGGACGAGCTGTACGACCTCGGCGCCCGCGCCATCCTGGTCAGCAGCATTCACGCCTGCCGCATCTGA
- the ribH gene encoding 6,7-dimethyl-8-ribityllumazine synthase, with the protein MSGHGAPTIDLTTLNPEETSQLKLAIVAASWHTQIMDGLVDGALRAAEEAGIAEPTLLRVPGSFELPVAAARLAPHFDAVVALGVVIRGGTPHFDYVCQAATSGLTDVSVRTGVPVGFGVLTCDTEQQGIDRAGLPGSKEDKGHEAVTAALATAVTLKQFS; encoded by the coding sequence ATGAGCGGCCACGGCGCACCCACCATTGACCTCACCACCCTCAACCCCGAGGAAACTTCCCAACTGAAGCTGGCCATTGTGGCGGCAAGTTGGCACACACAGATCATGGACGGACTTGTTGACGGCGCCCTTCGCGCAGCCGAGGAAGCCGGCATCGCCGAACCCACACTGCTGCGGGTTCCGGGCAGCTTCGAGCTTCCGGTTGCCGCAGCCAGGCTCGCACCGCACTTTGACGCCGTCGTAGCTCTTGGCGTGGTGATCCGCGGCGGAACGCCGCACTTCGACTACGTCTGCCAGGCTGCGACGTCGGGACTTACGGACGTCAGTGTCCGCACCGGAGTGCCGGTCGGTTTTGGCGTCCTCACCTGCGATACCGAGCAGCAGGGGATCGACCGGGCCGGTCTTCCAGGTTCCAAGGAAGACAAAGGCCACGAAGCAGTGACCGCTGCTTTGGCCACGGCTGTGACCCTTAAGCAGTTCAGCTAG
- the hisF gene encoding imidazole glycerol phosphate synthase subunit HisF, with translation MAVAVRVIPCLDVDAGRVVKGVNFEGLRDAGDPVELAHRYDNGGADELTFLDVTASSGNRETTFDVVRRTAEEVFIPLTVGGGVRGVAEVDKLLRFGADKASINTAAVARPDVIDEITRHFGSQVLVLSVDARRTREGDQPTSSGFEVTTHGGRTGTGIDAIAWAKEAADRGVGEILLNSIDADGTKDGFDLELIRLVRAAVNIPIIASGGAGVPAHFPPAVEAGADAVLAASVFHFGPDDMIAQVKSAIREAGFEVR, from the coding sequence ATGGCTGTAGCCGTACGCGTTATACCGTGCCTGGATGTTGACGCCGGCCGCGTGGTCAAAGGCGTCAACTTTGAAGGACTCCGCGACGCCGGTGATCCGGTGGAACTGGCGCATCGCTACGACAATGGCGGGGCTGATGAGCTGACGTTCCTGGACGTCACGGCGTCCTCCGGTAATCGGGAAACCACCTTCGACGTGGTTCGCCGCACCGCTGAGGAAGTCTTCATTCCCCTCACCGTTGGCGGTGGCGTCCGTGGTGTTGCCGAGGTGGATAAGCTCCTGCGTTTCGGTGCGGACAAGGCATCCATCAACACCGCCGCCGTCGCCCGGCCCGATGTCATCGATGAAATCACCCGCCACTTCGGCTCGCAAGTGCTGGTGCTGTCCGTGGATGCACGCCGGACCCGCGAAGGTGACCAGCCGACGTCGTCCGGTTTTGAGGTGACCACCCACGGTGGCCGTACCGGCACCGGGATCGACGCCATTGCCTGGGCCAAGGAAGCAGCTGATCGGGGCGTAGGTGAAATCCTGCTCAACTCCATTGACGCCGACGGCACCAAAGACGGTTTCGATCTTGAACTGATCCGCCTGGTTCGTGCCGCAGTAAACATCCCCATCATCGCCTCCGGCGGCGCAGGTGTGCCGGCGCATTTCCCGCCCGCCGTGGAAGCAGGGGCAGATGCCGTACTGGCGGCCTCGGTGTTCCACTTTGGCCCCGATGACATGATTGCCCAGGTTAAGAGCGCCATTCGCGAAGCCGGCTTCGAGGTTCGCTGA
- a CDS encoding HGxxPAAW family protein, whose protein sequence is MSKTTVSANQAESKMASHADAIGHGNSPAAWTCVLVMLVGALISSIAFVIASTPIFVGGLVVMVIGLIVGFVMRKAGYGVGGSKLQNNGH, encoded by the coding sequence ATGAGCAAAACCACAGTGTCCGCAAACCAAGCTGAATCCAAAATGGCCAGCCACGCTGATGCCATCGGTCACGGAAACAGCCCGGCTGCCTGGACCTGCGTACTTGTGATGCTGGTCGGCGCCCTCATTTCCTCCATCGCCTTCGTCATCGCCAGCACCCCGATCTTCGTTGGCGGTCTGGTGGTCATGGTTATCGGCCTGATCGTGGGCTTCGTCATGCGCAAGGCAGGCTACGGAGTTGGCGGCAGCAAGCTGCAGAACAACGGCCACTAA
- the ribB gene encoding 3,4-dihydroxy-2-butanone-4-phosphate synthase has product MSAPAKTTPAGTAGTGLDPVESAIAAMAAGLPVIVVDNEDRENEGDIIFAAEHATPALMGWTIRYSSGVICVPLSAERADALVLPPMVEINEDAKGTAYTVSCDAAIGVSTGISATDRALTARILADPSSTPASITRPGHIFPLRAVNGGVRERPGHTEAAVDLCRLAGLAPVGVIAELVHDDGEMMRLDSLRTFAANHGCPLISIEDLVSYVEAVESRTAHVSQEDEEKR; this is encoded by the coding sequence ATGAGCGCCCCGGCCAAGACCACTCCGGCCGGCACGGCAGGTACCGGGCTCGATCCCGTTGAATCAGCGATCGCCGCCATGGCCGCCGGGCTCCCCGTGATTGTGGTGGACAACGAAGACCGGGAAAACGAAGGCGACATCATTTTCGCTGCCGAGCACGCCACCCCGGCACTGATGGGATGGACCATCCGGTATTCATCCGGCGTCATCTGCGTTCCTTTGAGTGCAGAGCGCGCGGACGCACTGGTACTGCCGCCCATGGTGGAGATCAACGAGGACGCCAAGGGCACTGCTTACACAGTTTCCTGCGATGCTGCGATCGGAGTCAGCACCGGAATCTCTGCCACCGACCGTGCGCTGACGGCCCGGATTCTGGCGGATCCAAGCAGTACTCCGGCGTCGATCACGCGCCCCGGGCATATTTTCCCGTTGCGGGCAGTTAACGGGGGAGTGCGTGAACGTCCAGGTCACACGGAAGCTGCTGTTGACCTGTGTCGTCTTGCCGGACTCGCTCCGGTGGGTGTGATCGCAGAGTTGGTACATGACGACGGTGAAATGATGCGGCTGGACAGTTTGCGCACTTTCGCCGCCAACCATGGATGCCCCCTCATCTCCATCGAGGATCTGGTGTCCTATGTTGAGGCGGTAGAGTCGCGGACGGCACATGTTTCACAGGAGGACGAGGAGAAGCGATGA
- the trpC gene encoding indole-3-glycerol phosphate synthase TrpC → MTVLDDIIVGVKEDMEARRGLVSLVELKERAANAAPARDAWAALGGPSSIRNDLKVIAEIKRRSPSKGDLASIADPASLAVQYADGGASVISVLTEQRRFGGSLADLDAVRAAVETPLLRKDFTVDEYQIFEARAHGADLILLIVAALSDSELADFSALSHELGMNVLVETHTEEEIERAVAAEARIIGINVRNLKTLDVDRSVFGSLAGLIPAEAVIVAESGVRGPEDVSHYASGGANAILVGEALVSDSTPQERITEFKAAGAAAIAVRN, encoded by the coding sequence GTGACCGTTCTTGATGACATCATTGTTGGAGTCAAGGAGGACATGGAGGCCCGCCGCGGCCTCGTGTCACTGGTGGAGCTGAAGGAGCGCGCCGCAAACGCTGCTCCAGCGCGCGATGCATGGGCAGCCTTGGGTGGCCCGTCGTCCATCCGCAACGACCTCAAAGTCATCGCAGAAATCAAGCGTCGCAGCCCCTCCAAGGGCGACCTCGCCTCGATTGCCGATCCCGCTTCCCTTGCAGTGCAGTATGCCGACGGCGGAGCTTCGGTCATCAGTGTCCTCACCGAACAGCGCCGCTTTGGCGGCTCGCTGGCGGATCTGGACGCAGTGCGTGCCGCCGTCGAAACGCCCTTGCTGCGCAAGGACTTCACCGTTGACGAATACCAGATCTTCGAAGCCCGTGCACACGGCGCGGACCTGATCCTGCTGATCGTGGCGGCATTGTCCGACTCCGAGCTTGCTGACTTCAGTGCTCTGAGCCACGAGCTGGGCATGAACGTGTTGGTGGAGACGCACACTGAAGAAGAAATCGAACGGGCCGTTGCCGCGGAAGCCAGGATCATTGGCATCAATGTGCGCAACCTCAAAACGCTCGACGTCGATCGCTCCGTTTTCGGCTCGCTGGCCGGCTTGATTCCGGCTGAGGCCGTGATTGTGGCCGAGTCCGGTGTCAGGGGACCCGAGGACGTCTCGCACTACGCCTCGGGTGGAGCGAACGCCATTCTGGTGGGGGAGGCGCTGGTCAGCGACTCCACCCCGCAAGAACGCATCACCGAATTCAAGGCAGCCGGAGCTGCCGCCATCGCCGTCAGGAACTGA